From Alienimonas californiensis, a single genomic window includes:
- the cmr6 gene encoding type III-B CRISPR module RAMP protein Cmr6 produces MATAVSYESLHWRPPAPGAVRDLYGDRPVPEPERFHPGLVFDRLLPIPYLTAEYKSVERLAFAKSEAAGRKVDGLKGKWLFDFVDRANAYYRSAVTPPLAAHHARADALLTSVPSVRFDASPAWRWVTGLGNETPLETGLTLHRPLGVPYLPGSALKGLTRAWATLTAEEIATDPAILEEFRGEAAPPTAEMLDAVFGPEEEPTPPRSENGEWRRTGSVVFHDALPRPGSGFGLAVDVMTPHFPKYYADATGAIAPLEIEDPVPVPFLVASGGTYAVALTARTAAGTALLPSAAAWCRSALEDLGAGGKTAKGYGYFLISEAEGAAR; encoded by the coding sequence ATGGCGACCGCCGTTTCCTACGAGAGCCTTCACTGGCGGCCGCCCGCGCCAGGAGCAGTCCGGGATCTCTACGGCGATCGTCCGGTGCCGGAGCCGGAGCGGTTTCACCCGGGCTTGGTCTTCGACCGCCTGCTGCCCATCCCGTACCTGACCGCCGAGTACAAATCGGTGGAGCGGCTGGCGTTCGCCAAGTCCGAAGCCGCAGGCCGGAAGGTGGACGGGCTGAAGGGGAAGTGGCTGTTCGACTTTGTCGACCGGGCGAACGCTTATTACCGCAGTGCCGTCACGCCCCCACTGGCCGCACACCACGCCCGGGCCGACGCCCTGCTGACCTCCGTCCCGTCCGTCCGGTTCGACGCCTCTCCCGCTTGGCGATGGGTGACAGGGTTGGGCAACGAAACGCCGCTGGAGACCGGCCTCACGCTGCATCGCCCGCTCGGTGTGCCGTACCTGCCCGGCTCCGCCCTCAAGGGGCTGACGCGGGCCTGGGCGACGCTAACCGCGGAGGAGATCGCGACTGACCCCGCCATCTTGGAGGAATTCCGCGGCGAGGCGGCCCCACCCACCGCCGAAATGCTCGACGCCGTCTTCGGTCCGGAGGAGGAGCCGACGCCTCCCCGCTCCGAAAACGGCGAATGGCGACGGACCGGCTCGGTCGTGTTCCACGACGCCCTGCCTCGGCCCGGGTCCGGGTTTGGGCTGGCGGTGGACGTGATGACGCCCCACTTCCCCAAGTATTACGCCGATGCGACCGGGGCCATCGCCCCGCTCGAGATCGAGGACCCAGTTCCGGTCCCGTTCCTCGTCGCCTCGGGCGGCACCTACGCGGTCGCGCTGACCGCCCGCACCGCCGCCGGCACGGCCCTGCTGCCGTCGGCCGCGGCGTGGTGCCGGTCCGCCCTGGAGGATCTCGGCGCCGGCGGCAAGACGGCGAAGGGATACGGCTATTTCCTGATTTCCGAGGCGGAAGGGGCGGCGAGATGA
- a CDS encoding phospholipase D family protein, giving the protein MLDLRKHRVDYGEQLVPPDGYALARAVAATYSLDLDTLLSVPVALFFAQTLEGTGGGERVQLLDAIRRSAGVLRVYHQRGRVKVPPRQNRLYGLLEDCVVGVPTAGPFASFHPKVWVLQFEGEGGPTRYRLLVLSRNLTAERSWDLAATLEGEVGEKPEKWNAPLVDFVRYLAGRKTFEGADAFLDDLARVRFAPPKGFHAVRFHPIGIGGSSRNPVGRQRGERVLCISPFVHEHALDGLRRNVTGDRRLFGRTEELRRLPAAALAGLQAYALSDLVVEGESRDDAEDGGGEAARQELHAKLFVYHTHGRASRWFLGSANATKAALEKNVEFLLELRGSGEAVGIDRLLDEMLGPDRAGGAFEEFAPPEEPAAAEGDAAAERAVRRLEFDLLESLEVARAAVVRSANGANYDLELTLIGADRLPLDGMDVSVGAFNSGLKRRPLGREPRVDLRFENVTEGHLSRFLEFEIARDGEPLRSFLKKIDVTGLPEGRVGVIVRGVVGDAGGFLEYLRFLLAEEFEKPPADDRRRDGSTAGDADGSPRDRQAPILERLLVTASRRPGRLKEIDAVIKELCDADDGAPGEGPGGPVVPETFLAFWRSFRAALPDGGAAPEDAP; this is encoded by the coding sequence GTGCTTGACCTCCGCAAACACCGCGTCGACTACGGCGAGCAGCTCGTCCCGCCGGACGGCTACGCCCTCGCCCGGGCGGTCGCGGCGACGTACTCGCTGGACTTGGACACGCTGCTGTCGGTGCCCGTCGCCCTGTTCTTCGCGCAGACGCTGGAGGGGACCGGCGGCGGGGAGCGAGTCCAGCTGCTCGACGCGATCCGCCGCAGCGCCGGCGTCCTCCGCGTCTACCACCAGCGGGGGCGGGTGAAGGTCCCGCCGCGTCAGAACCGGCTGTACGGGCTGCTGGAGGACTGCGTCGTCGGCGTCCCGACGGCCGGACCGTTCGCCTCGTTCCACCCGAAGGTTTGGGTCCTGCAGTTCGAGGGGGAGGGCGGTCCGACGCGGTACCGGCTGCTCGTGCTGAGCCGCAACCTGACTGCGGAACGGAGCTGGGACCTCGCCGCGACCTTGGAGGGGGAGGTCGGCGAGAAGCCGGAGAAGTGGAACGCCCCGCTCGTCGACTTCGTCCGGTACCTCGCCGGCCGGAAGACTTTCGAAGGCGCCGACGCATTTCTGGACGACTTGGCCCGGGTGCGGTTCGCGCCGCCGAAGGGGTTCCACGCCGTTCGCTTCCACCCGATCGGGATCGGCGGCTCTTCGCGGAACCCGGTCGGGCGGCAGCGGGGCGAGCGGGTCCTCTGCATCTCGCCGTTCGTCCACGAACACGCCCTCGACGGGCTGCGGCGGAACGTGACCGGCGATCGGCGACTGTTCGGGCGGACGGAGGAACTGCGGCGCCTGCCGGCGGCCGCCCTGGCGGGACTTCAGGCCTACGCGCTCTCCGACTTGGTAGTCGAGGGCGAGTCGCGGGACGACGCGGAGGACGGCGGGGGCGAAGCGGCTCGGCAGGAGCTCCACGCCAAGCTGTTCGTCTACCACACCCACGGCCGGGCCAGCCGGTGGTTCCTCGGGTCGGCGAACGCGACGAAGGCCGCGTTGGAGAAGAACGTCGAGTTCCTGCTGGAACTGCGGGGCTCCGGCGAGGCGGTCGGGATCGACCGCCTGCTGGACGAAATGCTGGGCCCGGACCGGGCCGGCGGGGCGTTCGAGGAGTTCGCCCCGCCGGAGGAACCCGCCGCCGCCGAGGGGGACGCCGCGGCCGAGCGGGCGGTGCGGCGGCTGGAGTTCGACCTGCTCGAATCGCTGGAGGTGGCCCGGGCGGCGGTCGTCCGGTCGGCGAACGGGGCGAACTACGACCTGGAGCTGACGCTGATCGGGGCGGACCGGCTGCCGCTGGACGGGATGGACGTGTCCGTCGGGGCGTTCAACTCCGGCCTGAAACGCCGGCCGTTGGGGCGGGAGCCGCGGGTCGACCTGCGGTTCGAGAACGTCACGGAGGGACACCTCAGCCGGTTCCTCGAGTTCGAGATCGCTCGCGACGGGGAGCCGCTGCGGTCGTTCCTGAAAAAGATCGATGTGACCGGCCTGCCGGAGGGCCGGGTCGGGGTGATCGTCCGCGGGGTGGTCGGCGACGCCGGGGGATTCCTCGAGTACCTCCGCTTCCTGCTGGCCGAGGAGTTCGAGAAGCCCCCGGCCGACGACCGTCGCCGCGACGGGTCGACCGCCGGGGACGCCGACGGCAGCCCGCGGGACCGGCAGGCGCCGATCCTGGAGCGGCTGCTGGTGACGGCCTCCCGCCGCCCCGGGCGGCTGAAGGAGATCGACGCGGTGATCAAGGAGCTGTGCGACGCCGACGACGGCGCCCCCGGGGAGGGTCCGGGCGGGCCCGTCGTGCCGGAGACGTTCCTCGCGTTCTGGCGGTCGTTCCGCGCGGCCCTCCCAGACGGCGGGGCCGCGCCGGAGGACGCCCCGTGA
- a CDS encoding YkvA family protein, with the protein MLAPSARLSVPSCRGGDPLPAERPASLDLAPEGDALPERAALRGLLSTRAGAIGRQTVEKALWLYYAALSPNTPAWAKARIAAALAYLMMPLDAVPDALPGVGFADDAAALAWTVAAVAFAIDENVKQRARAKAADWFDPAD; encoded by the coding sequence ATGCTCGCCCCCTCCGCCCGTCTCTCCGTCCCGTCCTGCCGTGGCGGAGACCCGCTGCCCGCCGAACGGCCGGCCTCGTTGGACCTGGCGCCGGAGGGGGACGCTCTGCCCGAGCGGGCGGCGCTGCGGGGCCTGCTGTCGACCCGCGCCGGGGCGATCGGCCGGCAGACGGTCGAGAAGGCCCTGTGGCTGTACTACGCCGCCCTCAGCCCCAATACGCCGGCGTGGGCGAAGGCCCGAATCGCCGCCGCGCTGGCCTATTTGATGATGCCGCTGGACGCCGTGCCCGACGCGCTGCCGGGCGTCGGTTTCGCCGACGACGCGGCGGCCCTCGCCTGGACCGTGGCGGCGGTCGCCTTCGCGATCGACGAGAACGTCAAGCAGCGGGCCCGGGCGAAGGCGGCCGACTGGTTCGACCCGGCGGACTGA
- the cmr5 gene encoding type III-B CRISPR module-associated protein Cmr5 — protein MPIAPLPGSPGRPPRLAPGSKQAAASASGTGASFGSPAPLATGDVDRRRAAFAWERIAEVRDQPDDVKKRYRGQSRSAGALIQRNGLGQAFAFWASKGFSDQKPAEGKKEFADVLLYRHLGGWIVGELTGRGNLLTTAQQLAGVDPDGGPLDPLAWLMAPGRTTPEAVRATGEALALLHWLRRFADSQLPKGDD, from the coding sequence ATGCCGATCGCCCCCCTGCCCGGCTCGCCGGGCCGCCCGCCCAGGCTCGCCCCCGGCTCGAAACAGGCCGCCGCTTCCGCCTCCGGCACCGGGGCGTCGTTCGGATCGCCCGCCCCGCTGGCCACCGGCGACGTCGACCGCCGCCGCGCCGCCTTCGCCTGGGAGCGGATCGCGGAGGTTCGCGACCAGCCTGACGACGTGAAGAAGCGGTACCGCGGCCAATCGCGGTCGGCCGGGGCCCTGATCCAGCGGAACGGTCTGGGACAGGCGTTCGCGTTTTGGGCCTCAAAGGGATTCAGCGACCAGAAACCCGCCGAAGGGAAGAAGGAGTTCGCCGACGTGCTGCTCTACCGACACCTCGGCGGGTGGATCGTCGGCGAGCTGACCGGCCGCGGGAACCTGCTGACCACTGCGCAGCAACTCGCCGGCGTCGACCCGGACGGCGGACCGCTGGACCCGCTCGCGTGGCTGATGGCCCCCGGCCGGACCACGCCGGAGGCGGTTCGCGCGACCGGCGAGGCGTTGGCCCTTCTGCACTGGCTGCGGCGGTTCGCGGATTCGCAACTGCCGAAGGGGGACGACTGA
- a CDS encoding DUF6361 family protein, translating into MSRPMRSAIGWVDFSSEHRDRVRSVLDLLGGASVLDELGIGSIRDSFSDLLFPGLSTIQTRAKYFLTVPRILKEYEGLSRRERGKTPLAGYLPERERDVMESLCRNHSGDGEDYTRLGIVGSKFYGRDRDAQRKPSAVYWNGLRTFGLVRSDRSLAEFVRTFADPLREIGDLLTATDQNDPDDGGADAHEPRVLVADREDDDEGWIASVRLDLTAAEAGLLKRQIETRVPESLLGRLMLDDALRETFLGPLADLRFADLYDEPAFTDPLPADLRRDLRTAGDFWRLLEGAHVRYNVLLQPKGTPETRDEAEARWAAWRAGLDEFPWDRWETDRLWEAAARAKRAVKPFTRTFVTQWIRAVRAGADEAALDALVSRQERLNKGPRARLREGADGRVDDWVGIDRLEYRLPQARTMVRDVDDGLARAEPAGA; encoded by the coding sequence ATGAGTCGTCCGATGCGGTCCGCGATCGGCTGGGTGGATTTCTCCTCGGAGCACCGGGATCGGGTGCGGTCCGTGCTCGACCTGCTGGGCGGGGCGTCGGTGCTGGACGAGCTGGGGATCGGGTCGATCCGGGACTCGTTCTCTGACTTACTGTTTCCCGGACTGTCCACGATCCAGACCCGGGCGAAGTACTTCCTGACGGTCCCCCGCATTCTGAAGGAGTACGAGGGCCTGTCGCGGCGGGAGCGGGGCAAGACACCGCTGGCAGGATACCTGCCGGAGCGGGAGCGGGACGTGATGGAGAGCCTCTGCCGGAACCACTCCGGGGACGGGGAGGACTACACCCGACTGGGAATCGTCGGGTCGAAGTTCTACGGCCGGGACCGCGACGCTCAGCGGAAGCCGTCGGCGGTCTACTGGAACGGCCTGCGGACGTTCGGCCTGGTCCGGTCCGACCGGTCCCTGGCAGAGTTCGTGCGGACGTTCGCGGACCCGCTCCGGGAGATCGGCGACCTGCTGACGGCGACGGATCAGAACGATCCGGACGATGGCGGGGCGGACGCCCACGAGCCGCGGGTGCTCGTCGCCGACCGGGAGGACGACGATGAGGGCTGGATCGCCTCCGTCCGCCTAGACCTGACCGCGGCCGAGGCCGGACTTCTCAAGCGGCAGATCGAGACGCGGGTCCCGGAGAGCCTGCTCGGCCGCCTGATGCTGGACGACGCGCTCCGCGAGACTTTTCTCGGGCCGCTCGCCGATCTTCGGTTCGCCGACCTGTACGACGAGCCGGCCTTCACAGACCCACTGCCGGCCGACCTGCGGCGGGACCTGCGGACCGCCGGGGACTTCTGGCGGCTGCTGGAGGGGGCCCACGTCCGCTACAACGTCCTGCTCCAGCCGAAGGGCACGCCGGAGACCCGCGACGAGGCGGAGGCCCGTTGGGCCGCGTGGCGGGCCGGCTTGGACGAGTTCCCCTGGGACCGCTGGGAGACCGACCGCCTGTGGGAGGCCGCGGCCCGCGCGAAGCGGGCGGTGAAGCCGTTCACCCGAACTTTCGTGACGCAGTGGATCCGGGCCGTGCGGGCTGGGGCGGACGAGGCCGCACTCGACGCCCTCGTCTCCCGGCAGGAGCGGCTGAACAAGGGCCCGCGGGCCCGCCTGCGGGAGGGAGCGGACGGCCGCGTCGACGACTGGGTCGGGATCGACCGGCTGGAGTACCGGCTGCCGCAGGCCCGAACGATGGTCCGCGACGTCGACGACGGACTGGCCCGGGCGGAGCCGGCCGGTGCTTGA
- a CDS encoding RAMP superfamily CRISPR-associated protein codes for MKWVRLELELITPCFLGGAAGDRTTAADLKNELLRPASLIGQWRYWLRTLHVDGLADDWRQRERELFGAASGSAGATQGRVWVRPVAGREPETIPASREEGRQSDHLLHRPPLELQYLLGQGLWDRKEGLTRPAFREGQRLLVDVAVRPTRGQSPEDRARDFKHLRHALTLWHTFGGLGARSRRGWGSVQVVNLDAAAVPDVPATSGEKPERWFWENEFRGLRPAEQWRDLARGRTVAWGGRTSAPDGMLSPSGTDCHPGDPRTADLAGDGDFSRLDRCCVVTPPFSGRSWDDVLVRISEVMKAVRADPDFRLPGGEYYSGETPPPRAAFGLPHNYFFKNSGGKVDIDGAAAGATRRASPVLLHVARVNDRHGPFVPAVLWLKAPLAPAGMSWKSKAGRGRVGAPDWEAVRRFLLAAADPTTVSSAPRR; via the coding sequence ATGAAGTGGGTCCGCCTGGAACTGGAACTGATCACACCGTGTTTCCTGGGCGGGGCGGCGGGCGATCGCACGACCGCCGCCGATCTAAAGAACGAACTGCTCCGCCCGGCCAGCCTGATTGGGCAGTGGCGGTACTGGCTGCGCACGTTGCACGTCGACGGGTTGGCCGATGACTGGCGGCAGCGGGAGCGCGAGTTGTTCGGGGCCGCGTCCGGATCGGCCGGGGCGACCCAGGGGCGGGTCTGGGTGCGGCCGGTTGCAGGTCGCGAGCCGGAAACAATTCCCGCCAGCCGGGAGGAGGGACGCCAAAGCGACCACCTTCTGCACCGCCCGCCTCTGGAGCTTCAGTACCTGCTCGGTCAGGGGCTCTGGGATCGGAAGGAGGGGCTCACCCGGCCTGCGTTCCGGGAGGGACAGCGATTACTCGTGGACGTAGCCGTCCGACCGACACGGGGACAGTCGCCGGAAGATCGAGCCCGAGACTTCAAACACCTGCGGCACGCTCTCACGCTGTGGCATACGTTCGGCGGGCTGGGGGCCCGATCCCGCCGCGGGTGGGGCAGCGTTCAGGTCGTCAACCTCGACGCCGCCGCCGTGCCGGACGTGCCGGCTACCTCGGGCGAAAAGCCGGAGCGCTGGTTCTGGGAGAACGAGTTCCGCGGATTGCGGCCTGCGGAGCAGTGGCGGGATCTGGCCCGCGGCCGGACCGTCGCCTGGGGAGGACGAACGTCCGCTCCGGACGGAATGCTCTCTCCGTCCGGCACCGACTGCCACCCCGGCGACCCGCGCACGGCCGACCTCGCCGGCGACGGCGACTTCTCGCGGCTAGACCGGTGCTGCGTGGTCACTCCGCCGTTCTCCGGCCGATCTTGGGACGACGTGTTAGTACGTATTTCCGAGGTGATGAAAGCGGTTCGGGCGGACCCGGATTTCCGATTGCCCGGCGGCGAGTACTACTCTGGAGAAACGCCGCCCCCGCGCGCCGCCTTCGGCCTGCCGCACAATTACTTCTTCAAGAACAGCGGCGGAAAGGTCGACATCGACGGCGCCGCCGCCGGCGCGACCCGCCGGGCCTCCCCGGTTCTGCTACACGTCGCCCGGGTGAACGACCGTCACGGGCCGTTCGTGCCGGCGGTCCTCTGGTTGAAAGCGCCGCTCGCCCCGGCCGGCATGAGCTGGAAGTCCAAGGCCGGCCGCGGCAGGGTGGGGGCGCCGGACTGGGAGGCGGTCCGAAGGTTCCTCCTCGCCGCCGCCGACCCGACCACGGTATCGTCCGCGCCGAGACGGTGA
- a CDS encoding type III-B CRISPR module-associated Cmr3 family protein, translated as MTTGTTRLTLEPQDVWFFRTSRPFGAAQAASSAGEADLLPSPEVVFGLVRGALGNARDGWDWTAYRRGEIVDPLLGPPSLPDADRDWPADAVRVLGCLPAEIGDDGAAAPLFPAPAFLMADPNGEQIDANALRRAAPLDAPPAGGFDGDREGLQPTLPPDDGFRGRPADGFLTAEDFSRTLAGGLPSAVVPRTALAAEEPRVGIARDNSRRTTRRGQLYTLTAHRWHARAPWAGGDAGGGAADAATGRYGLLARVENVPAGEAGALALVHAGGERRQAWTRLTAEGPGDGWLPAETGPRVREAVAASRRWTLTLAAPAYFKSGWKPSWVNGGGGGAPHRANRGGIDLGRLVGFAAGPATFASGWDMAANRPKPARRLLSSGTSWFFEFDDAPTAAQLDALGGLQGERLDDSRAFAGFGLAFVGSWGESPPHGVSTPAPAA; from the coding sequence ATGACGACTGGCACGACGCGACTGACGCTCGAACCGCAGGACGTTTGGTTCTTCCGCACGTCCCGCCCGTTCGGGGCCGCCCAAGCCGCCTCCAGCGCCGGCGAGGCCGACCTGCTGCCCTCCCCGGAGGTCGTCTTCGGATTGGTCCGCGGAGCCCTTGGCAACGCCCGGGACGGGTGGGACTGGACGGCGTACCGTCGAGGCGAGATCGTCGACCCGCTGCTCGGCCCGCCGTCGCTCCCGGACGCGGACCGCGATTGGCCGGCCGACGCCGTGCGAGTGCTGGGCTGCCTGCCGGCGGAGATCGGAGACGACGGCGCCGCCGCGCCTTTGTTCCCCGCCCCGGCGTTCCTGATGGCCGATCCGAACGGCGAGCAGATCGACGCGAACGCCCTCCGGCGGGCGGCCCCGCTCGACGCCCCGCCTGCCGGCGGGTTCGACGGCGATCGGGAAGGCCTGCAGCCGACGCTGCCGCCCGACGACGGGTTCCGCGGCCGCCCGGCCGACGGGTTCCTCACCGCCGAGGATTTCTCGCGGACGCTGGCGGGGGGGCTGCCGTCGGCGGTCGTCCCTCGGACGGCGCTGGCGGCGGAGGAGCCGCGGGTCGGCATCGCCCGGGACAACTCCCGCCGCACCACAAGACGGGGGCAGCTTTACACCCTCACGGCCCACCGCTGGCACGCCCGCGCACCTTGGGCCGGCGGCGACGCCGGCGGCGGAGCGGCGGACGCCGCGACCGGCCGCTACGGGTTGCTGGCCCGCGTCGAGAATGTCCCCGCCGGGGAGGCCGGCGCGCTCGCCCTCGTGCACGCCGGGGGCGAACGGCGGCAGGCGTGGACTCGTCTCACGGCGGAGGGGCCGGGCGACGGCTGGCTGCCCGCCGAGACGGGCCCCCGCGTCCGCGAGGCGGTCGCCGCCTCCCGCCGCTGGACGCTGACGCTCGCCGCCCCGGCGTACTTCAAGTCCGGCTGGAAGCCTTCCTGGGTCAACGGCGGGGGCGGCGGCGCCCCGCACCGCGCGAACCGCGGCGGGATCGACCTCGGCCGCCTCGTCGGTTTCGCCGCCGGCCCCGCGACCTTCGCCAGCGGCTGGGACATGGCCGCGAACCGCCCCAAGCCCGCCCGGCGTCTGCTGTCGTCGGGGACGAGCTGGTTTTTCGAGTTCGACGACGCCCCGACCGCCGCACAACTCGACGCCTTGGGCGGACTACAGGGCGAGCGGCTGGACGACTCCCGGGCGTTCGCCGGTTTCGGCCTGGCGTTCGTCGGATCTTGGGGCGAATCGCCCCCTCACGGCGTCAGTACGCCCGCCCCGGCGGCGTAA
- the cmr4 gene encoding type III-B CRISPR module RAMP protein Cmr4, which yields MAHAYTILTLHAHSGIHAGSGQELGVVDLPIQRERTTGLPVLRGSSLKGALRQAVEDRTGLTAALAGLKEKERKDKLDAEPVLKDAQVLVHALFGSDAGGDQDATHAGALSVGDAKLLLFPVRSLSGVFARVTSPYALERVRRDLAALGAADPLPASPSPGSDEAVLTAGTALKVGEHAVLEEFAFRCGATVEAPPADDDLHLPGDLAERLAVLSDDSFAHFARFATEVVTRVHLDDETKTVKQGQLWTEELLPAESVLVAVITCTDARTPRTDGESLPDAHRAVDLLTTLREYVGGRLQVGGKETIGYGQCRAAFAKPAVLAANREN from the coding sequence ATGGCTCACGCCTACACGATTCTCACCCTGCACGCCCACTCTGGCATTCACGCCGGCAGCGGACAGGAGTTGGGGGTTGTCGACCTGCCGATCCAGCGGGAACGCACGACGGGCCTACCGGTGCTCCGCGGCTCTTCGCTGAAGGGGGCCCTGCGGCAGGCCGTCGAGGACCGCACCGGCCTGACGGCCGCCCTGGCCGGACTGAAGGAGAAGGAACGGAAGGACAAACTCGACGCCGAGCCCGTGCTGAAAGACGCGCAGGTGCTCGTTCACGCTCTGTTCGGCTCCGACGCCGGAGGCGACCAGGACGCGACCCACGCCGGGGCGTTGTCCGTGGGCGACGCCAAACTGTTGCTGTTCCCGGTGCGCAGCCTGTCCGGCGTGTTCGCCCGTGTGACCAGCCCGTACGCCTTGGAACGGGTTCGGCGGGACCTTGCGGCCTTGGGTGCCGCCGACCCGCTGCCGGCTTCGCCGTCGCCGGGCTCGGACGAGGCGGTCCTCACGGCCGGCACCGCATTGAAGGTGGGGGAGCACGCGGTGCTGGAGGAGTTCGCCTTTCGCTGCGGGGCGACGGTCGAGGCTCCCCCCGCTGACGACGACCTGCACCTACCGGGCGACCTGGCGGAGCGGCTGGCCGTGTTGTCGGACGACAGCTTCGCCCACTTCGCGCGGTTCGCGACGGAGGTCGTCACCCGCGTTCATCTCGACGACGAGACGAAGACGGTGAAGCAGGGGCAGTTGTGGACCGAGGAACTGCTGCCGGCCGAGTCGGTGCTCGTCGCCGTGATCACCTGCACCGACGCCCGCACGCCGCGGACGGACGGCGAATCGCTGCCGGACGCGCACCGGGCGGTCGACCTGCTGACGACCCTGCGGGAGTACGTCGGCGGGCGGTTGCAGGTGGGGGGCAAGGAGACGATCGGCTACGGCCAGTGCCGGGCCGCGTTCGCAAAGCCGGCCGTACTGGCCGCGAATCGGGAGAACTGA
- the cas1 gene encoding CRISPR-associated endonuclease Cas1: MPALRPAADPRPVRPRPKRAAPFGPRTWHCVGPGRLGTRGPRAVFSPLHGEPVAVRTGRLDLVCCYGTVHLSAAALYRFCQAGTPIALFSADGRRVRGRLLPERPGPSAAGLRDRQFAALADPDRRRELARRFVLDKLAAQGTAARELQKRGKPGATAALHRLRNAWRRANAVDSVNALRGVEGGAAAIWFRLLAATLRPGWSFAKRVRRPPRGPVNALLSLAGTLVVERAAAAAAARGLEVDRGCLHENRPGRPSLACDLAEPLRADAVGRWTLAVCNQGRLSPADFEEHPSHGTRLKPDCFPVALADWETHWAVHDLRERLNGVVTEFVAALGRRSGGPGAGVSP; this comes from the coding sequence GTGCCCGCCCTTCGCCCCGCCGCTGATCCTCGCCCCGTGCGGCCCCGGCCCAAGCGGGCGGCGCCGTTCGGGCCGCGGACGTGGCACTGCGTCGGTCCCGGACGACTGGGCACCCGGGGACCGCGGGCCGTCTTCTCGCCCCTGCACGGCGAGCCGGTCGCGGTGCGGACCGGGCGGCTGGATCTGGTCTGCTGTTACGGGACGGTGCACCTGTCGGCGGCGGCGCTATATCGGTTCTGCCAAGCCGGAACGCCGATCGCCCTATTCAGCGCCGACGGCCGCCGCGTTCGCGGACGCCTCCTGCCCGAACGCCCCGGCCCCTCGGCGGCGGGTCTGCGCGACCGACAGTTCGCCGCCCTCGCCGACCCGGATCGCAGACGAGAACTGGCCCGCCGGTTCGTCCTCGACAAACTCGCCGCGCAGGGAACTGCCGCCCGAGAGTTGCAGAAGCGCGGCAAACCCGGGGCGACCGCGGCGCTGCATCGGTTGCGCAATGCATGGCGGCGGGCGAACGCGGTCGACTCGGTCAACGCACTGCGAGGGGTGGAGGGGGGCGCGGCGGCGATCTGGTTTCGCCTGTTGGCTGCCACGCTGCGGCCGGGCTGGTCGTTCGCCAAACGGGTCCGCCGCCCGCCGCGGGGGCCGGTCAACGCCCTGCTGAGCCTCGCCGGGACGTTGGTGGTCGAACGAGCCGCCGCCGCGGCCGCCGCCCGCGGGCTGGAGGTCGACCGCGGCTGCCTGCACGAAAATCGCCCCGGCCGGCCCAGCCTCGCCTGCGACCTGGCCGAACCGCTGCGGGCCGACGCCGTCGGCCGGTGGACGTTGGCGGTCTGCAATCAGGGGCGACTGAGCCCGGCGGATTTCGAGGAACATCCGTCGCACGGCACGCGGCTGAAGCCGGACTGCTTTCCCGTGGCCCTCGCCGACTGGGAGACCCACTGGGCCGTCCACGACCTGCGGGAGCGGTTGAACGGGGTCGTGACGGAGTTCGTCGCGGCGCTGGGGCGTCGTTCCGGGGGGCCTGGGGCCGGCGTAAGCCCTTGA